In the genome of Sardina pilchardus chromosome 14, fSarPil1.1, whole genome shotgun sequence, one region contains:
- the LOC134101280 gene encoding macrophage mannose receptor 1-like produces the protein MRGAFLLLATSCALLSTAWCECENGWRPYDNRCYFFSPSTLSWNDAREDCETNKNGNLMSITHLSERDWARTQVGGNIYWIGLNDIAEEGVWEWTDGAVWNPIVEYWRPNQPDNWQGNEHCGQLDTSGRWNDEGCGVRRRYICKRENPNPPVVCDEASGWQQYQSNCYKLRSNLRKSWLQARTDCVTEGGDLVSITSAEEEQYVTSRLDTNQFDLWIGFSTMACTTLSCQVQPDSTTFGWSDANPSTSYTNWGNNQPDQSDKANGLCTAVIKDTGEEFGRWKTHVCRQQRPYMCKRGLNTICPAGWLSFAGNCYWVVSNPNLLTTWNDALTKCTDMGANLVTIKNAEEQFYINAQLPDFHQVEIPDIWIGLSDKDQDGNLQWVDKTSVEYSNWRSGFPVYTEDMWDCGQIYTGNYNGEWETTTCNKRLGYICKMAGGQNIKPTSAPDSHCDQGYLLYGDNCYHFESDDVKAWNDAEQYCVGQGGHLASVHNQEQMSFIMAHMARTSWVGLNDIQTENTYVWTDGSVLDFVPWEQHQPDNWHNEDCIFIRGVEHHNAGQINDQDCSHSYPFICMKGKGQGPPPVPPTTGPGWNEKCGNWLPDPFNDYCYLVSSLSMRTWRDARADCVNQGGDLLSITEPFEQSFIHSIVTNIPTGIALWMGGHDSVTEGGWEWSDGSPFRYINWNAGNPDDYYGEDCLDILISNGLWNDDNCDYNRGYICKRRGNTPEPPPPHDGFYTGLACQDSSLVLHCPHNSVISIQSAFYGRKSDTVCSFDEGSTGSCTVEGFLPTARNCDNRPICFLRGVADPDPCPSISKYLEVVYSCIDNVCMRGLGVEDGNVTDAMLSASSSMSGKGPAQARLNGASCWMPSTSSNSWIQVDLGASKKITGVVVQGCPTADFWVTTFKVQTSIDGTQWNDYTEDGGEYPGSVDNTTPETQLLGKPVSVRYIRVLPVAWNGQAGLRLDILGCVSDYAINCGSTIWLDHTTDKRTLHCPAGCAREPYNVYGTVTYRGDSTICAAAIHAGVILNENGGDFTLIKTPGQSFYAGSDRNGITSKQFDGDYSISYTFADGELRCSGPDWYEFGEFCYKPFGDKKTWQGARDACGKEGAELVSIASLAEQSWLESYLYQADTDVWIGLNDLVFPGYFAWADSFEVTFTYWAPGEPNNHMGFNEDCVEMYHQTGRWNDVGCSELNTYICKKPKAHYPIPSVPPTVYGCPPGWGAYAYGCYWFEEGPKRRDEAKAFCEANQATLVHIMDVYEQAHFTAFLAQYTGDWWMGLKGLGGSIGVDYYWDNGLPLSFTNWDREQPDNGQGYCVTMTTAPIAGFWKNEDCTEARPFICEKARNGLSPPTRAPTPPPVGGCADGWTGQPHFRNCYRLFTVDYSNKKSWQAAREDCVARGADLISIHTGDEEGFLAAFTKGKTTWIGLKHNALDGGYQWSDGSAVTHTNWGFGEPNNHEGREECVEMITTNNGTSFWNDINCDAHQDWICMIAKGKTPILPPVPPSPVPAPDCGTNPGWRKNKGICYLFNDTDTVDIYTAMVRCYAEKALLVSILDEDEQSYVVTMVGTSQLASAWIGMHMLGIASGQYAWVDGSPVTYVHWGPGEPNNANGEEQCVQMNRYPGSWNDVNCGRDIAGYVCKKFPGDNHTPVPPTPAWDGNCPEGWMLIGSKCYLVKGPDRNNQNNFKANWTTARKWCKDNGGDLAIIDSHYENDFVASYLRDLVKPVWIGLTDSLHEGGFAWADGVSPVRYTNWADKEPNNHNGKEHCAAMTHTHHQAGRWNDDSCTQEYGWVCSQKKSSGLPPAKNPCKEGYISWFNNCYKLEFEPKSWEAAQVACQEDGGNLASVDMSYDQAFISGAVLQGRPDAWIGLRKKADSDSYTWSDGWPVFFTHWGPGEPTNIKGEGCVAIHSPVGYFYGTWNDTACDVAKPYVCKISSDKPPPTPAPGDGKCLPGWRKYGRYCYLVYDAQKGFSWSEARHVCQEYSADLASIHSRAEIEFIRQWNYTKYHHLWMGLTRDSSYGWAWTDKTSVGYVNWAPGEPNVIIHDGELVREDCVEMYHDGRWNDNNCGLKRGFICQHRQYYFTDDNGGIIIPTDPPPPLGNAGVIAGAIIGAIIFVGLIGGLLYYAVNVRGVKLSFPSLPYRDKSGVGVPTFTNPNFGGGESET, from the exons AAGCGTGAAAATC CTAACCCCCCAGTCGTGTGTGATGAAGCTAGCGGCTGGCAGCAGTACCAGTCAAACTGCTACAAGCTACGCTCCAACCTGAGGAAGAGCTGGCTACAAGCACGCACTGACTGCGTGACTGAAGGTGGAGACCTGGTGTCCATCACTTCTGCAGAAGAGGAGCAGTATGTCACTAGCCGTCTGGATACCAACCAATTTGACCTCTGGATTGGCTTCTCAACAATG GCCTGCACCACCCTCTCCTGCCAAGTCCAGCCTGACAGCACTACATTCGGCTGGTCAGACGCCAACCCTAGTACATCATACACCAACTGGGGAAACAATCAGCCAGACCAAAG CGATAAAGCAAATGGACTGTGCACAGCGGTCATAAAGGATACCGGAGAGGAGTTTGGCAGATGGAAGACCCACGTATGCCGTCAGCAGCGCCCGTACATGTGCAAGCGTGGACTGAACA CCATTTGCCCTGCTGGGTGGCTCAGCTTCGCCGGGAACTGCTACTGGGTCGTCAGCAACCCCAATCTGCTAACCACCTGGAACGATGCCCTCACCAAGTGCACTGATATGGGGGCCAACCTGGTCACCATTAAGAA TGCAGAGGAACAGTTCTACATTAATGCCCAGCTCCCTGATTTTCACCAAGTGGAGATTCCTGATATCTGGATTGGCCTCTCAG ATAAGGACCAGGATGGCAATCTCCAGTGGGTTGATAAGACCTCAGTGGAATACTCAAATTGGAGGAGTGGTTTCCCTGTATACACAGAAGACATGTGGGACTGTGGTCAGATCTACACAG GAAATTACAATGGCGAATGGGAGACCACAACCTGCAATAAGAGACTCGGTTACATCTGTAAAATGGCTGGTGGCCAAAACATCAAACCCACGTCAGCTCCAG ATTCCCACTGTGACCAGGGCTACTTGCTGTATGGGGACAACTGCTACCACTTTGAGTCCGATGACGTCAAGGCCTGGAATGACGCAGAACAGTACTGCGTCGGGCAGGGCGGTCATCTGGCCAGCGTCCACAATCAAGAGCAAATGAGCTTCATCATGG CACACATGGCACGGACCTCATGGGTTGGCCTAAATGACATCCAGACTGAGAACACCTATGTCTGGACTGATGGCAGCGTGCTG GATTTCGTTCCCTGGGAGCAACATCAACCAGACAACTGGCATAACGAAGACTGCATCTTCATCCGTGGCGTGGAGCACCACAATGCTGGCCAAATCAACGATCAAGACTGCTCCCACTCGTACCCTTTCATTTGCATGAAAG GCAAAGGCCAGGGCCCACCACCTGTCCCCCCAACCACAGGTCCAG GCTGGAATGAGAAGTGCGGCAACTGGCTACCCGATCCCTTCAACGATTACTGCTACCTCGTCAGCTCCCTGTCCATGAGGACCTGGAGGGACGCCAGGGCCGACTGTGTCAACCAGGGGGGGGACCTGCTCAGCATCACCGAGCCCTTTGAGCAGAGTTTCATCCATT CTATAGTAACAAATATCCCCACTGGCATTGCTCTGTGGATGGGAGGCCACGACTCTGTGACTGAGGGGGGCTGGGAATGGAGCGATGGCTCCCCTTTCCGCTACATCAACTGGAACGCAG gaAATCCTGATGATTATTATGGAGAGGACTGCCTCGATATTCTGATCAGTAATGGCCTCTGGAATGATGATAATTGTGACTATAACAGAGGTTATATTTGCAAACGAAGAG GAAACACTCCAGAGCCCCCTCCACCTCATGATG GATTCTACACTGGTCTCGCCTGCCAGGACTCCAGCCTTGTGCTCCACTGCCCACATAACAGCGTCATCAGCATACAATCAGCTTTCTACGGCCGCAAAAGTGACACGGTCTGCTCTTTCGATGAGGGATCCACAG GGTCTTGCACTGTGGAGGGCTTTCTACCCACTGCCAGGAACTGTGACAACAGACCTATCTGTTTCCTGAGGGGAGTCGCAGATCCGGACCCCTGCCCATCAATCTCCAAATACCTAGAGGTGGTGTACAGCTGCATAGATAACG tgtgtatgagagggctGGGCGTGGAGGATGGGAATGTGACCGACGCCATGctctcggcctcctcctccatgaGTGGCAAAGGTCCAGCCCAGGCTCGGCTCAACGGCGCCTCCTGCTGGATGCCCTCTACTTCCT CTAATTCTTGGATCCAGGTGGACTTAGGTGCTTCAAAGAAGATCACAGGGGTAGTGGTCCAGGGGTGCCCTACTGCAGATTTCTGGGTCACCACATTCAAAGTCCAGACCAGCATAGATGGGACTCAGTGGAATGACTACACAGAGGATGGAGGG GAGTATCCAGGCTCTGTAGACAACACTACTCCTGAGACACAGCTCCTGGGGAAACCTGTGTCCGTGCGCTACATCCGTGTCCTGCCAGTGGCCTGGAATGGACAGGCGGGACTGCGGCTTGACATCCTGGGCTGCGTCTCTGACT ATGCCATAAATTGTGGCTCAACAATATGGTTGGACCATACGACTGACAAAAGAAC ATTACACTGTCCAGCTGGATGTGCTCGTGAGCCATACAATGTGTATGGAACCGTGACATACCGGGGT GACTCTACCATCTGTGCAGCTGCCATTCATGCTGGAGTGATTCTGAATGAGAATGGAGGAGACTTCACTCTCATTAAAACCCCAGGCCAGTCCTTCTACGCTGGCTCTGATAGAAATGGCATCACCTCCAAACA ATTCGACGGAGACTATAGCATTTCTTACACGTTTGCAGATGGAG AGCTGCGGTGCTCAGGGCCTGACTGGTATGAGTTTGGGGAGTTCTGCTACAAGCCGTTTGGTGACAAGAAGACGTGGCAAGGTGCACGAGACGCATGTGGGAAGGAGGGAGCCGAACTCGTGTCCATCGCCTCATTGGCCGAGCAGAGTTGGCTGGAGAGCTACCTCTACCAGG CTGACACTGATGTGTGGATCGGCTTGAATGACCTGGTCTTCCCCGGTTATTTCGCCTGGGCAGACAGCTTCGAGGTCACCTTCACCTACTGGGCACCTGGCGAGCCCAACAATCACATGGGCTTCAATGAGGATTGTGTAGAAATGTACCATCAG ACGGGAAGGTGGAATGACGTCGGCTGTAGTGAACTCAACACCTACATTTGCAAGAAACCCAAAGCACACTATCCAATACCCTCCGTCCCACCCACCGTCTATGGGTGTCCACCG GGCTGGGGTGCGTACGCCTATGGCTGCTATTGGTTTGAGGAGGGCCCAAAGAGGCGGGACGAGGCCAAAGCCTTCTGTGAGGCAAACCAGGCCACGCTGGTTCACATCATGGACGT CTATGAGCAAGCCCACTTCACAGCCTTCCTGGCGCAGTACACTGGGGACTGGTGGATGGGCCTGAAGGGACTGGGCGGCTCTATAGGGGTCGACTACTACTGGGACAACGGACTCCCACTCTCCTTCACCAACTGGGACAGGGAACAGCCAG ATAATGGGCAAGGGTATTGTGTCACCATGACGACGGCTCCCATCGCCGGGTTCTGGAAAAACGAGGATTGCACAGAAGCCCGCCCCTTCATCTGTGAGAAGGCGAGGAACGGCCTGTCTCCCCCAACAcgagcccccaccccccctcctgtcGGCGGCTGCGCGGACGGCTGGACCGGTCAACCCCACTTCAGGAACTGCTACAGG ctCTTCACAGTGGACTACTCCAACAAGAAGAGCTGGCAGGCGGCACGTGAGGACTGTGTGGCGCGGGGGGCCGACCTGATCAGCATCCACACTGGCGACGAGGAGGGCTTCCTGGCGGCCTTCACCAAGGGCAAGACCACCTGGATCGGCCTGAAGCACAACGCCTTGGACggag GTTACCAGTGGAGTGATGGCTCGGCCGTGACTCACACTAACTGGGGCTTTGGGGAGCCCAACAACCACGAGGGGCGTGAGGAGTGCGTGGAGATGATCACCACCAACAACGGCACCTCCTTCTGGAACGACATCAACTGCGACGCTCACCAGGACTGGATATGCATGATCGCCAAGGGCAAGACCCCCATTTTGCCTCCTGTGCCCCCTTCACCTGTCCCAG CTCCTGATTGTGGCACAAACCCTGGATGGAGAAAGAACAAAGGGATCTGCTACCTCTTCAATGACACGGACACCGTGGACATCTACACGGCAATGGTCCGTTGCTATGCTGAGAAAGCCCTGCTGGTCTCCATCCTAGATGAGGACGAGCAATCGTATGTGGTCACCATG GTGGGAACAAGTCAACTGGCCAGTGCTTGGATAGGCATGCATATGTTAGGAATAGCAAGCGGACAGTACGC GTGGGTGGATGGGTCACCTGTGACGTATGTCCACTGGGGCCCAGGTGAACCCAACAATGCTAACGGGGAGGAGCAGTGTGTGCAGATGAATAGATACCCCG GCTCATGGAATGATGTGAACTGTGGCCGAGACATAGCTGGCTACGTATGTAAGAAGTTCCCGGGCGATAACCACACCCCTGTCCCACCCACCCCAGCCTGGGACGGAAACTGCCCAGAAG GGTGGATGTTGATTGGAAGCAAGTGCTACCTGGTCAAGGGTCCTGATCGGAATAACCAGAATAACTTCAAAGCCAACTGGACCACAGCTCGGAAGTGGTGCAAAGATAATGGGGGAGACCTGGCTATCATCGACTCGCATTATGAAAACG ACTTTGTGGCCAGTTACCTGCGGGACCTGGTGAAGCCTGTGTGGATCGGTCTGACTGATAGCCTTCACGAGGGCGGGTTTGCCTGGGCTGATGGAGTCAGCCCCGTGCGCTACACCAACTGGGCGGACAAGGAGCCCAACAACCACAATGGCAAG gAGCACTGTGCGGCCATGACGCACACCCACCATCAGGCAGGCCGCTGGAACGACGATTCGTGTACTCAGGAGTATGGCTGGGTCTGCTCCCAGAAAAAAT CGAGTGGCCTCCCTCCAGCCAAAAACCCGTGTAAAGAAGGCTACATCTCCTGGTTTAATAACTGCTACAAGCTGGAGTTCGAGCCCAAGAGCTGGGAGGCTGCACAGGTGGCCTGCCAGGAGGACGGAGGGAACCTGGCCAGCGTGGACATGAGCTATGACCAGGCCTTCATCTCTGGAGCCGTGCTGCAGGGAAGGCCGGACGCCTGGATTGGGCTCAGGAAAAAA GCGGACAGTGATTCCTACACTTGGTCCGACGGCTGGCCTGTGTTCTTCACCCACTGGGGTCCTGGAGAGCCGACCAATATCAAAGGAGAGGGCTGTGTGGCCATACACTCCCCAGTTGGGTACTTTTACGGCACCTGGAATGACACGGCCTGTGACGTTGCCAAGCCCTACGTCTGCAAGATCTCTTCAG ACAAGCCACCCCCAACTCCTGCACCAGGAGATGGGAAGTGTCTGCCTGGCTGGAGGAAATATGGACGCTACTGCTACCTTGTGTACGACGCTCAGAAGGGCTTCTCCTGGTCTGAGGCGAGGCACGTCTGCCAAGAGTACTCAGCCGATCTGGCCTCCATCCACAGCCGGGCCGAAATAGAGTTCATCCGGCAGTGGAACTACACAAAGTACCATCACCTCTGGATGGGCCTCACCAGGGACAGCTCTT ACGGTTGGGCCTGGACTGATAAGACCTCCGTGGGCTATGTGAACTGGGCACCAGGGGAGCCCAACGTGATTATCCATGATGGAGAGCTGGTCAGGGAGGACTGCGTGGAGATGTACCACGACGGCCGCTGGAACGACAACAACTGCGGTCTGAAACGAGGCTTCATCTGTCAACATCGCCAGT ACTACTTCACTGATGACAATGGAGGGATCATCATACCAACagatcctcctccaccacttggCA ATGCTGGGGTGATTGCCGGGGCTATTATTGGCGCAATTATATTTGTCGGACTAATTGGAGGGCTTCTGTATTATGCTGTTAATGTGCGAGGAGTTAAACTAAGCTTCCCCAGCCTCCCGTATCGAGACAAAAGTGGCGTTGGCGTG CCAACTTTCACTAATCCCAACTTTGGAGGAGGGGAATCAGAGACATGA